A single window of Neosynechococcus sphagnicola sy1 DNA harbors:
- a CDS encoding glycosyltransferase family 4 protein — protein sequence MRIAQVSPLWERVPPPAYGGIELVVGLLTDELVWLGHDVTLFASGDSITLAKLESVHPQALRLDPKVREFGIYEMLQLSHVYERAGDFDIIHSHMGCVALPYARLVKTPTVHTLHGVFTPDNEKLFTYAKDQPYVSISHSQREPRLGLNCVATVYNGIDVASHHFYPQPENPPYLAFLGRMSPEKGPHLAIAIAQASGWQLKLAGKVDGVDEAFFESQIKPHIDGQQIQYLGEADHAMKNALMGGAVATLFPITWREPFGLVMVESMAAGTPVIAMRMGSTPEVIAHGTNGFLCDTVADCIAAVPKAATLDRRVCREYVMEHFSAQRMTDGYQAVYQQILADRFLLNGHHSPLLDLHRPIGLSR from the coding sequence ATGCGAATTGCTCAGGTTTCCCCACTTTGGGAGAGAGTTCCACCCCCAGCCTATGGTGGAATTGAGCTAGTGGTGGGCTTGCTAACGGATGAACTTGTCTGGTTAGGACACGATGTTACTTTGTTTGCCTCCGGCGATTCTATTACCCTGGCCAAACTAGAATCCGTTCATCCTCAGGCACTGCGGCTCGATCCCAAGGTTCGGGAGTTCGGAATTTATGAAATGCTGCAATTAAGCCATGTGTATGAGCGAGCCGGAGATTTTGACATCATCCATTCCCATATGGGGTGTGTGGCCTTGCCCTATGCCAGATTGGTCAAAACACCCACCGTTCATACCCTGCATGGGGTGTTTACCCCAGATAACGAGAAGCTGTTCACCTATGCGAAAGACCAGCCCTATGTGAGCATTTCCCATAGCCAGCGAGAACCCCGATTAGGTCTCAACTGTGTGGCAACGGTATATAACGGCATTGATGTCGCCAGCCACCACTTCTATCCTCAGCCTGAGAATCCGCCCTATCTGGCCTTTTTGGGGCGGATGTCACCAGAGAAAGGCCCTCATTTGGCGATCGCCATTGCCCAAGCCTCAGGTTGGCAGCTGAAGCTAGCGGGTAAGGTGGATGGGGTAGATGAAGCTTTTTTTGAGAGTCAGATCAAGCCTCACATTGACGGCCAGCAGATTCAATACCTGGGGGAAGCCGATCACGCCATGAAGAATGCCCTCATGGGGGGGGCTGTGGCAACCCTATTCCCCATTACCTGGCGAGAACCGTTCGGGTTGGTGATGGTGGAATCCATGGCTGCCGGAACCCCGGTAATTGCCATGCGTATGGGTTCCACCCCCGAGGTGATAGCCCATGGCACCAACGGCTTTCTCTGCGACACCGTGGCAGATTGCATCGCTGCGGTGCCTAAAGCCGCCACCCTGGATCGCCGAGTCTGTCGAGAATACGTCATGGAGCATTTTAGTGCCCAACGGATGACGGATGGTTATCAGGCGGTCTACCAACAAATCCTGGCAGACCGCTTTTTACTTAATGGGCATCACAGCCCACTCCTGGATCTCCACAGACCCATTGGTTTGAGCCGGTAG
- a CDS encoding glycosyltransferase, whose protein sequence is MLDLIPTSPPPITKAKNPVAFNKSLTTVRSTHPSRQAIALISDHGDPAATIGKEEAGGQNVYVRQVGEALAKLGWQVDMFTRKSHRDDATIVQHSPYCRTIRLTAGPETFIPRDQLFQHMPEFVAALLQFQAREGTNYPLMHTNYWMSAWVGLQLQQQRQVQVVHTYHSLGAVKYQAVDHRPEIAATRLAIERQILEEANCVVATSPQEQEQLRSLVSAQGNIEVIPCGTDLQTFHVMPKAEARSALQQRELSHLGWHPDEQIVLYVGRFDPRKGIETLVRAVADLKARSSTETLRLLIVGGSDPKQADGQERSRLEALVHDLGLAEHTHFVGQVGHDRLPLFYTAADVCVIPSHYEPFGLVAIEAMACGTLVVASDVGGLKFTVVPGETGWLVPPRDVTAFADAIDRVLSNGLSGRKMRKQAALRVQQNFSWTEVAIQLSDLYRRLLARSLSHPACAQAQLPGTVTTPMMRLSTLGDLSGTAHPEVSTARGVNKLIKAS, encoded by the coding sequence ATGTTAGATCTGATTCCAACCTCTCCTCCCCCGATTACCAAAGCTAAAAACCCTGTTGCCTTCAATAAATCCTTGACGACGGTACGATCCACCCATCCCTCTCGTCAGGCGATCGCCCTGATTTCCGATCATGGAGACCCCGCAGCCACAATTGGGAAAGAAGAAGCCGGGGGGCAAAATGTTTATGTGCGCCAAGTCGGAGAAGCCCTCGCCAAATTGGGATGGCAGGTGGATATGTTCACTCGCAAGAGCCATAGAGACGATGCCACCATCGTTCAGCATTCTCCCTATTGCCGTACCATCCGCTTAACCGCTGGGCCTGAAACCTTTATTCCCCGCGATCAGTTGTTTCAGCACATGCCGGAATTTGTCGCAGCCTTGCTTCAGTTTCAAGCTCGAGAGGGTACGAACTATCCCCTGATGCACACCAATTACTGGATGTCAGCCTGGGTTGGGCTCCAGCTGCAGCAGCAACGTCAAGTACAGGTGGTGCACACCTATCACTCCCTAGGAGCGGTGAAGTATCAGGCGGTGGATCACCGTCCGGAGATCGCTGCCACTCGCCTTGCCATCGAACGGCAAATTTTGGAGGAAGCTAACTGTGTTGTCGCTACCAGTCCCCAGGAGCAGGAGCAATTGCGATCGCTGGTCTCCGCCCAAGGCAATATCGAAGTGATTCCCTGCGGTACGGATCTACAAACCTTTCATGTCATGCCCAAAGCAGAGGCGAGATCGGCGTTGCAACAGCGAGAACTATCCCATTTAGGCTGGCACCCCGACGAACAAATTGTCCTGTATGTGGGTCGGTTTGATCCCCGCAAAGGGATTGAAACCCTGGTGCGGGCGGTGGCTGATCTGAAGGCAAGGAGCAGTACAGAAACGCTGCGATTGCTGATCGTGGGCGGCAGTGATCCCAAGCAAGCAGATGGGCAAGAGCGATCGCGGCTTGAAGCCCTCGTCCATGACTTAGGACTGGCAGAACACACCCACTTTGTCGGTCAGGTTGGCCATGATCGATTGCCACTGTTCTATACAGCAGCGGATGTCTGTGTGATTCCCAGCCATTACGAGCCCTTTGGGCTGGTGGCAATTGAGGCGATGGCCTGTGGCACCCTCGTTGTCGCCTCAGATGTGGGGGGATTGAAGTTTACCGTCGTGCCGGGAGAAACGGGATGGTTAGTACCACCCCGCGATGTCACAGCGTTTGCCGATGCCATTGATCGGGTGCTGAGCAATGGGTTGTCAGGCCGAAAGATGCGAAAGCAGGCGGCGCTGAGAGTGCAGCAAAACTTTAGCTGGACGGAGGTAGCGATTCAGTTGAGTGATCTCTATCGGCGGCTATTGGCCCGATCCCTTAGCCATCCTGCCTGTGCCCAGGCACAACTTCCGGGCACGGTCACTACTCCCATGATGCGACTGAGTACGTTGGGTGACCTCAGCGGCACTGCCCACCCTGAAGTTTCGACGGCGCGAGGTGTCAACAAGCTGATCAAGGCATCGTAG
- a CDS encoding glycogen debranching N-terminal domain-containing protein, which yields MPDLIELEGKLFIPADQMPLPEWGCMLRDRLETTLSLKDDDLFLISDTLGNISSCGSDGALTSLGLFCRDTRFLSRLELQIEGRSPILLSSNAQKGFALSVLCANPAIDDRIPTETIGIQRELAINGGLFEEITLTNYSTQGLQFELSLSFDADFVDLFEVRGHQRQQRGKLLRRVEATVEDPLSVNAATVEGSEASSPDPEPYALPHPQSHSELTMAYQGLDGAVMESHIQFLHHPPITSKAIPPCGLLN from the coding sequence ATGCCAGACCTAATTGAACTTGAGGGTAAGCTGTTTATCCCCGCAGATCAGATGCCCCTGCCCGAGTGGGGGTGTATGTTGCGAGACCGTCTGGAAACCACCCTCAGCCTTAAAGACGACGATCTGTTTCTGATTAGCGACACCCTGGGCAATATTTCCAGTTGCGGCAGCGATGGCGCCCTGACTAGCTTGGGGTTGTTTTGCCGTGATACTCGGTTTCTCAGTCGCCTGGAACTGCAAATTGAGGGGCGATCGCCCATCCTCCTCAGCAGCAATGCCCAAAAGGGATTTGCCCTCTCCGTGCTGTGTGCGAACCCCGCCATTGACGACCGCATCCCCACCGAAACCATTGGCATTCAGCGTGAATTGGCGATTAATGGTGGCCTGTTTGAAGAGATTACCCTGACTAACTACAGCACCCAAGGGCTGCAATTTGAGCTGAGTCTCAGTTTTGATGCTGATTTTGTCGATCTATTTGAAGTCCGAGGACATCAACGGCAGCAACGGGGAAAACTCCTGCGCCGGGTGGAAGCAACTGTCGAAGATCCACTGAGCGTCAACGCTGCCACGGTAGAAGGTTCTGAAGCCAGTTCCCCAGATCCAGAACCCTACGCCCTCCCCCACCCCCAAAGCCACTCTGAACTGACGATGGCCTACCAGGGTCTGGATGGCGCGGTGATGGAATCCCACATTCAATTCCTGCACCACCCCCCGATCACCTCAAAGGCTATACCGCCCTGTGGACTGTTGAATTAG
- a CDS encoding sucrose-phosphate phosphatase: protein MIALFVTDLDNTLVGDDLAMAELNQRLSQFRQTHGTKVVYITGRSPTLYYQLQADKQLLTPDTLVTAVGTEIYDNSRNIPDPTWSEKLSQGWERDQVVAIASHFAALFPQPASEQRPFKISYFLAQEAALEVLPQLRNKLSSKGLEVEIIYSGGQDLDILPSGADKGRAMLFLRQKWGVEPAQTVVCGDSGNDISLFRSGQEKGIIVGNAQPELLKWHHQNPALNRYLAKTCCARGILEGLKHFGYLE from the coding sequence GTGATTGCTCTATTTGTAACGGATCTGGACAATACGCTAGTTGGTGATGACTTAGCGATGGCAGAACTGAACCAGCGGTTGAGTCAGTTCCGCCAAACACACGGTACTAAGGTTGTCTATATCACGGGGCGATCGCCGACCCTTTATTATCAACTTCAGGCTGACAAGCAGTTGCTGACACCGGATACGCTAGTAACGGCTGTTGGTACAGAGATTTATGACAACAGTAGGAATATTCCTGATCCAACTTGGTCTGAAAAGCTCAGTCAAGGATGGGAGCGAGACCAAGTGGTGGCAATTGCCTCTCACTTTGCTGCGTTATTTCCTCAACCTGCTTCAGAACAACGCCCCTTTAAGATCAGCTACTTTCTGGCTCAGGAAGCAGCCCTAGAGGTTTTGCCTCAGCTCAGAAATAAACTGAGTTCTAAGGGTTTGGAGGTAGAGATAATTTACAGTGGTGGCCAAGACCTCGATATTCTGCCTAGCGGTGCTGATAAAGGTCGGGCAATGTTGTTTTTACGGCAAAAATGGGGAGTTGAGCCTGCTCAAACCGTTGTCTGTGGTGATTCTGGTAACGATATTTCTCTCTTTCGCAGTGGCCAAGAAAAAGGAATTATTGTAGGCAATGCTCAACCCGAATTACTAAAGTGGCATCATCAGAACCCTGCTCTCAATCGTTATCTAGCTAAAACTTGCTGTGCTAGGGGAATCTTAGAAGGACTCAAACACTTTGGTTATCTTGAATGA